aaccaaTCAACCCGTTAGTATGTATTGATAAGCTTGTTTTAtaaaaataagattataactatAGAGAGTGGACCGAATTACACCAAACATGTAAAAACTTTTGTATATTGTCGGTGAAGATTTAATTATCTTATTATACTCCTATTTActtaaaaaatatttcaaaaaggcaaaaaaaaaaaaagtgaataaggAGTGGGGAATCCTATTCTTTAGAGCAAGGAAACAGACAAATTTTATGATTCCATCTAATCTTTTAAGAACGGAAAAAAAGCTGACCCTTTCTTTACTATTCAAAAATCCTAAAATAGGGCCTTGTATTGGCCTCAAATACGACAACACCAAAACTCATTCAATTCAAAACCCCACAAACAGGAATGGCAATTGAATATGAACTAAATAAATAAGTATCTTTTCCTATAAATATTTCAATTAATTAATTCAAGTCTGACCTGATAGTCAAGTCACAAAATCTGCATGTGTACGTACTCTCTTTAAATGCATTGTTCACAAGAATATATAGAGAGAGAATCCTCTTCTTTTGGCTCTCTGCCCCTTTTTCAGGTTTTCAGTTTCTTTCATTAAAGAAAATTCAATTATTCACCCTACTTATAAAGACCGAAGAAAATTAGACCCCCCCACCATTTATGAATATTTTTTTCCCCTTTATAAGAGCTTTCTCTCTTTGAAGAACAAACTATTTCTTGTTTGGTGGTGAAAAAAAGAGAAGGgtattttttgttctttgtttttggtTACGAATATGGCTATTCAAGCCCAGTTATATACGGATAATCTTGGGTTTTCATTGGGTGGTTCACAAGATTTAATGGAAAACGGTTGTGGATTTAATCAGTTTGGTTTCACtactcatcaacaacaacaacaacaacccattcAACAGAATTTCCAACAGCAAGTTTTGCCCCAAAAAATCAATCAGAATTTGATGAACATTAATGTGCCAAAACAGTATAGCAACGTTACTGAACCAGTGCCTTTTTCCCAGTTTCTAGCCACCCAGATTGAAAAACAGAGGATTGAAACCGATCAGTTCATCACTTTacaggtaatttttttttatttggtatGAAATTCCATCAAAATTTTGTTTATTCATGTTCGAGTTACAGAAATTTAACGttggtttttcttttttttgatgAAAACAGAATGAAAGATTGAGATTGGTTTTAAACGAGCAAAGGAAACAACAACTAGCATTGATCTGGAGAAAATACGAAGCAAAAGTGCAATTTCTGTTAAAACAAAAGGATGAAGAAATAGCTAAAGCAGCAAACAGGACAAAAGAGCTTGAAGATTTCTTAAAGAAAATGGAAATAGAGAATCAAGCATGGCAGAGAATCGCCAATGAAAATGAATCCATTGTTGTGTCATTAAACAACACAATCGAACAGTTAAGAGAAAGTGGTTATTGTTTATCAACCAATGGTGAAGATGCAGAATCTTGTTGTGAtgaacaagaacaagaacaaaatgGAAAAATGGTATGCAAAAGCTGCAATTCTCGATTTTCGTGCATGGTTTTCTTGCCATGTAGACATCTTTCGTCATGCAAAGCTTGTGATTCTCTTCTCCATCAATGCCCTGTTTGTGGAATACCAAAAAAAGCTAGCATTGAAGCCTTGTTTTgatcagaaaaaaaaaacattggtaAATGAGTAGTTAAATTCATTAATTTCTTTTGTGTTTTTTTAATCCTTTTGTCGGGGGGATTTACTGTTTTTTTTTGTGTACTTTTTTGATGAAATCCCCCTAGTTCTGATGAAATGAATAGTGTGACTGGTGTTTAGTGTACAGTGAAAACTGAAATGAAGCATCTTTTTTAACCTTTCTTGGAGACGTTacttttttttacctttttttgGTGATTgagattttaattctttagctGTATACAGTGATTTGATTATTCAAATCTGATTATAGCAATCGTTATTTTAGTGCAAGTAATTTGGAACCGTGACAGAAAAGGTTGACAGCAATAGCAAATATGTCAAAATTCAGTGTGGCTCTTTTACAAGAGCTCcagtaagtattttttttttatcactttTTACTTTTTCAGAGAAATTTTCCTATTTTTCGAGTAGGCAATGTTGATTGTTCAGTGAGTTGGAGATTATTTAAGTAGGCCTGTTGCTATAAAACTAGGCATAAAGTTACAAAAATTCGGCACGGATAAAGTGACAGAATTAAAGCTTAGTTTGGCATATCTTTCCTTTTGGTACGTTACGTAGACCTCCTAATAATAATTATGTGTCAGAGACATTAAACATTATTTATTCACAATATAAACAACATGAACATAGAGCATGTTTAgatgggcttatgcttataaag
The sequence above is a segment of the Lycium barbarum isolate Lr01 chromosome 6, ASM1917538v2, whole genome shotgun sequence genome. Coding sequences within it:
- the LOC132599333 gene encoding probable BOI-related E3 ubiquitin-protein ligase 3; translation: MAIQAQLYTDNLGFSLGGSQDLMENGCGFNQFGFTTHQQQQQQPIQQNFQQQVLPQKINQNLMNINVPKQYSNVTEPVPFSQFLATQIEKQRIETDQFITLQNERLRLVLNEQRKQQLALIWRKYEAKVQFLLKQKDEEIAKAANRTKELEDFLKKMEIENQAWQRIANENESIVVSLNNTIEQLRESGYCLSTNGEDAESCCDEQEQEQNGKMVCKSCNSRFSCMVFLPCRHLSSCKACDSLLHQCPVCGIPKKASIEALF